One Burkholderia pyrrocinia DNA segment encodes these proteins:
- a CDS encoding GntR family transcriptional regulator, producing the protein MRAMTSNQANTANQTGAGGPGQPGASDPAPSPAASPSPTFSPLYQQIKSLITQSLETGEWKPGEIIPSEVELAARYKVSQGTVRKAIDELAAENLVVRRQGKGTFVATHNEDRAQFRFLRLLADDGAEHPHVSRLLECRRLRAPAEIARQLDLKPADPVVQVRRLLEFENEVTVLDEIWLPGAMFRGLTFERLSEYKGPLYAMFETEFGTRMIRATEKIRAVAAEPAVADLLHVPAGFPLLSVERVSYTYGDRPVEVRRGWYVTTGYYYQNDLS; encoded by the coding sequence GCGCAGGCGGCCCAGGGCAGCCGGGCGCGAGCGATCCCGCACCTTCGCCTGCGGCATCTCCGTCGCCGACGTTCAGCCCGTTATACCAGCAGATTAAGTCATTGATCACGCAAAGTCTCGAAACCGGTGAATGGAAGCCGGGCGAGATCATCCCGAGCGAAGTGGAGCTCGCGGCCCGTTACAAGGTCAGCCAGGGCACCGTTCGCAAGGCGATCGACGAACTGGCCGCCGAAAACCTCGTGGTCCGGCGGCAGGGCAAGGGTACTTTTGTTGCAACGCACAACGAGGATCGCGCGCAGTTCCGCTTCCTGCGCCTGCTTGCCGACGACGGTGCCGAGCACCCGCACGTGAGCCGCCTGCTCGAATGCCGGCGCCTGCGCGCGCCGGCCGAGATCGCGCGGCAGCTCGATCTGAAGCCGGCCGATCCCGTCGTGCAGGTGCGCCGCCTGCTGGAGTTCGAGAACGAAGTGACGGTGCTCGACGAGATCTGGCTGCCGGGCGCGATGTTCCGCGGCCTCACGTTCGAGCGGCTGAGCGAGTACAAGGGGCCGCTCTATGCGATGTTCGAGACGGAGTTCGGCACGCGGATGATCCGCGCGACGGAGAAGATTCGCGCGGTCGCGGCGGAGCCGGCGGTGGCCGACCTGCTGCACGTGCCCGCGGGTTTTCCGTTGCTGTCGGTCGAGCGCGTGTCCTATACATACGGAGACCGGCCGGTGGAAGTGCGTCGCGGCTGGTATGTCACAACCGGGTACTACTATCAGAATGACTTGAGCTGA
- the sdhC gene encoding succinate dehydrogenase, cytochrome b556 subunit: protein MTDAVRKPRPEYRNIGFSDITMKYRMPLAATLSILHRVSGALLFLFLPFLLFLFDQSLTSELSFEVFKAFLSNIVVKLIVLVLSWAFFHHFCAGIRHLLMDVNHDAVTKESGKRTAVVVFVVSIALTIAMALKLFGAF from the coding sequence ATGACTGACGCAGTAAGAAAACCGAGGCCGGAATACCGGAACATCGGATTCAGCGATATCACGATGAAATATCGCATGCCGCTGGCAGCGACTTTGTCGATCCTCCATCGAGTCAGCGGCGCGCTGCTGTTCTTGTTCCTGCCGTTCCTGCTGTTCCTCTTCGACCAGAGCCTGACGTCCGAGCTCAGCTTCGAAGTCTTCAAGGCCTTCCTCTCCAACATCGTCGTCAAGCTGATCGTCCTCGTGTTGTCCTGGGCTTTCTTCCACCATTTCTGCGCCGGCATTCGCCACCTGCTGATGGACGTCAACCACGACGCCGTCACGAAGGAAAGCGGCAAGCGGACGGCAGTCGTCGTCTTTGTCGTCTCGATCGCACTGACGATCGCCATGGCACTCAAACTGTTCGGAGCATTCTAA
- the sdhA gene encoding succinate dehydrogenase flavoprotein subunit, with protein sequence MAAIKTSLPRRKFDVVIVGAGGSGLRAALQLSRAGLSVGVLSKVFPTRSHTVAAQGGIGASLGNMSEDNWHFHFYDTIKGSDWLGDQDAIEFMCREAPNVVYELEHFGMPFDRNADGTIYQRPFGGHTANYGEKPVQRACAAADRTGHALLHTLYQQNVEAKTQFFVEWMALDLIRDADGDVLGVTALEMETGDVYIMEGKTTLFATGGAGRIFAASTNAFINTGDGLGMAARSGIALQDMEFWQFHPTGVAGAGVLITEGVRGEGGILRNANGERFMERYAPTLKDLAPRDFVSRSMDQEIKEGRGVGPNKDHVLLDLSHIGAETIMKRLPSIREIALKFANVDAIKEPIPVVPTIHYQMGGIPTNIHGQVVGTSRDHKEPVNGFYAVGECSCVSVHGANRLGTNSLLDLVVFGRAAGNHIVEHVKNQKEHKPLPADAGEYSLARLNKLDKSTAGEYTQDVANDIRSTMQKHAGVFRTSELLKEGVDQMAGLAARVENIHLKDKSKVFNTARVEALELENLIEVARATMVSAEARKESRGAHAHSDYEHRDDENWLRHTLWYSEGDRLDYKPVQMKPLTVESVPPKPRTF encoded by the coding sequence ATGGCTGCAATCAAAACTTCCCTCCCGCGCCGCAAGTTCGACGTCGTGATCGTCGGCGCGGGCGGCTCCGGCTTGCGCGCAGCGCTGCAACTGTCGCGCGCGGGCCTGTCGGTCGGCGTGCTGTCGAAGGTGTTCCCGACGCGTTCGCATACGGTGGCCGCGCAAGGCGGCATCGGCGCATCGCTCGGCAACATGAGCGAAGACAACTGGCACTTCCACTTCTACGACACGATCAAGGGCTCCGACTGGCTCGGCGACCAGGACGCGATCGAATTCATGTGCCGTGAAGCGCCGAATGTCGTGTACGAACTCGAGCACTTCGGCATGCCGTTCGACCGCAACGCGGACGGCACGATCTACCAGCGCCCGTTCGGCGGCCACACCGCGAACTACGGCGAGAAGCCGGTCCAGCGCGCTTGCGCGGCCGCCGACCGTACCGGTCACGCGCTGCTGCACACGCTGTACCAGCAGAACGTCGAGGCGAAGACGCAGTTCTTCGTCGAATGGATGGCGCTCGACCTGATCCGCGACGCGGACGGCGACGTGCTCGGCGTGACGGCCCTCGAGATGGAGACGGGCGACGTCTACATCATGGAAGGCAAGACGACGCTGTTCGCGACGGGCGGCGCAGGCCGGATCTTCGCGGCATCGACCAACGCGTTCATCAACACCGGCGACGGCCTCGGCATGGCTGCGCGCTCGGGCATCGCGCTGCAGGACATGGAGTTCTGGCAGTTCCACCCGACCGGCGTGGCCGGCGCGGGCGTGCTGATCACCGAAGGCGTGCGCGGCGAAGGCGGCATCCTGCGCAACGCGAACGGCGAGCGTTTCATGGAGCGCTATGCGCCGACGCTGAAGGATCTGGCGCCGCGTGACTTCGTGTCGCGCTCGATGGACCAGGAAATCAAGGAAGGCCGCGGCGTCGGTCCGAACAAGGACCACGTGCTGCTCGACCTGTCGCACATCGGCGCCGAGACGATCATGAAGCGTCTGCCGTCGATCCGCGAAATCGCGCTGAAGTTCGCGAACGTCGATGCGATCAAGGAACCGATCCCGGTCGTCCCGACGATCCACTACCAGATGGGCGGCATCCCGACCAACATCCACGGTCAGGTCGTCGGCACGTCGCGCGATCACAAGGAACCGGTCAACGGCTTCTACGCAGTGGGCGAGTGCTCGTGCGTGTCCGTGCACGGCGCGAACCGCCTCGGCACGAACTCGCTGCTGGACCTCGTGGTGTTCGGTCGCGCGGCCGGCAACCACATCGTCGAGCACGTGAAGAACCAGAAGGAACACAAGCCGCTGCCGGCCGACGCGGGCGAATACTCGCTGGCGCGCCTGAACAAGCTCGACAAGTCGACGGCGGGCGAATACACGCAGGACGTCGCGAACGACATCCGCTCGACGATGCAGAAGCACGCAGGCGTGTTCCGCACGTCGGAACTGCTGAAGGAAGGCGTCGACCAGATGGCCGGCCTGGCGGCACGCGTGGAAAACATCCACCTGAAGGACAAGTCGAAAGTGTTCAACACCGCGCGCGTCGAAGCGCTCGAGCTGGAGAACCTGATCGAAGTCGCCCGCGCGACGATGGTGTCGGCGGAAGCGCGCAAGGAAAGCCGTGGCGCGCACGCCCACAGCGACTACGAACACCGCGACGACGAGAACTGGCTGCGCCACACGCTGTGGTACAGCGAAGGCGATCGCCTCGACTACAAGCCGGTTCAAATGAAGCCGCTGACGGTCGAATCCGTGCCGCCGAAGCCGCGCACGTTCTAA
- the sdhD gene encoding succinate dehydrogenase, hydrophobic membrane anchor protein: MAANNRIGSKRLVVGAHYGLRDWLAQRITAAIMAVYTVILLVLFFGAHDFSYEGWASIFSAQWMKLATFVMLLSLFYHAWVGVRDIWMDYVKPVGVRLLLQSLTIVWLLACAGYAAQILWRV, translated from the coding sequence ATGGCAGCCAATAACCGAATCGGCTCGAAGCGCCTCGTCGTCGGCGCGCACTACGGCCTGCGCGACTGGCTCGCGCAGCGTATCACCGCCGCGATCATGGCGGTCTACACGGTCATCCTGCTCGTCCTGTTCTTCGGCGCGCACGACTTCTCGTACGAAGGCTGGGCGTCGATCTTCTCCGCGCAATGGATGAAGCTCGCGACCTTCGTGATGCTGCTTTCCCTCTTCTACCACGCATGGGTCGGCGTGCGCGACATCTGGATGGATTACGTGAAGCCCGTCGGTGTGCGCCTGCTGCTGCAATCGCTGACCATCGTCTGGCTGCTCGCATGTGCGGGCTACGCCGCGCAGATTCTCTGGAGAGTGTAA